In Felis catus isolate Fca126 chromosome A3, F.catus_Fca126_mat1.0, whole genome shotgun sequence, a single genomic region encodes these proteins:
- the STX16 gene encoding syntaxin-16 isoform X7: MATRRLTDAFLLLRNNSIQNRQLLAEQLADDRMALVSGISLDPEAAIGVTKRSPPKWVDGVDEIQYDVGRIKQKMKELASLHDQHLNRPTLDDSSEQEHAIEITAQEITQLFHRCQRAVQALPGRARRARSDQEERLLRNVVASLAQALQELSASFRRAQSGYLRRMKNREERAQHFFDTAAPLMDDGDDNTLYDRGFTDDQLVLVEQNTLMVEEREREIRQIVQSISDLNEIFRDLGAMIVEQGTVLDRIDYNVEQSCIKTKDGLKQLHKAEQYQKKNRKMLVILILFVVIIVLIVVLISVKSR; this comes from the exons CTTGCCGACGACCGTATGGCTCTGGTGTCGGGCATTAGCTTAGATCCAGAAGCAGCAATCGGCGTGACAAAGCGGTCGCCCCCTAAGTGGGTGGACGGAGTGGACGAA ATACAGTACGACGTTGGCCGGatcaaacagaaaatgaaggaattagCCAGCCTTCACGACCAGCATTTAAACAGGCCCACCCTGGACGACAGCAGTGAGCAGGAGCACGCCATTGAAATCACCGCCCAAGAGATCACTCAG CTCTTCCACAGGTGCCAGCGCGCCGTGCAGGCTCTGCCCGGCCGGGCCCGCAGGGCCCGCTCCGACCAGGAGGAGCGGCTCCTTCGCAACGTCGTGGCCTCCCTGGCCCAGGCCCTGCAGGAGCTGTCGGCCAGCTTCCGGCGCGCGCAGTCGGGCTACCTCAGAC GCATGAAGAATCGAGAGGAAAGAGCCCAGCATTTTTTTGATACAGCAGCACCACTGATGGATGATGGAGACGATAATACTCTCTATGATCGG GGTTTTACAGATGACCAGTTAGTGCTGGTGGAACAGAACACGCTgatggtggaggagagggagcgGGAGATACGCCAGATCGTGCAATCCATTTCTGACCTGAATGAAATCTTTAGGGACCTAGGGGCGATGATCGTGGAGCAG GGTACAGTCCTTGATAGAATTGACTATAACGTCGAGCAGTCCTGCATCAAAACCAAAGACGGCCTGAAGCAGCTTCACAAG GCAGAGCAGTATCAGAAGAAGAATCGGAAGATGCttgtgattttaatattatttgtcgTCATCATTGTCCTCATTGTTGTCCTGATCAGTGTGAAGTCTCGCTAG
- the STX16 gene encoding syntaxin-16 isoform X6, with protein sequence MATRRLTDAFLLLRNNSIQNRQLLAEQELDELADDRMALVSGISLDPEAAIGVTKRSPPKWVDGVDEIQYDVGRIKQKMKELASLHDQHLNRPTLDDSSEQEHAIEITAQEITQLFHRCQRAVQALPGRARRARSDQEERLLRNVVASLAQALQELSASFRRAQSGYLRRMKNREERAQHFFDTAAPLMDDGDDNTLYDRGFTDDQLVLVEQNTLMVEEREREIRQIVQSISDLNEIFRDLGAMIVEQGTVLDRIDYNVEQSCIKTKDGLKQLHKAEQYQKKNRKMLVILILFVVIIVLIVVLISVKSR encoded by the exons CTTGCCGACGACCGTATGGCTCTGGTGTCGGGCATTAGCTTAGATCCAGAAGCAGCAATCGGCGTGACAAAGCGGTCGCCCCCTAAGTGGGTGGACGGAGTGGACGAA ATACAGTACGACGTTGGCCGGatcaaacagaaaatgaaggaattagCCAGCCTTCACGACCAGCATTTAAACAGGCCCACCCTGGACGACAGCAGTGAGCAGGAGCACGCCATTGAAATCACCGCCCAAGAGATCACTCAG CTCTTCCACAGGTGCCAGCGCGCCGTGCAGGCTCTGCCCGGCCGGGCCCGCAGGGCCCGCTCCGACCAGGAGGAGCGGCTCCTTCGCAACGTCGTGGCCTCCCTGGCCCAGGCCCTGCAGGAGCTGTCGGCCAGCTTCCGGCGCGCGCAGTCGGGCTACCTCAGAC GCATGAAGAATCGAGAGGAAAGAGCCCAGCATTTTTTTGATACAGCAGCACCACTGATGGATGATGGAGACGATAATACTCTCTATGATCGG GGTTTTACAGATGACCAGTTAGTGCTGGTGGAACAGAACACGCTgatggtggaggagagggagcgGGAGATACGCCAGATCGTGCAATCCATTTCTGACCTGAATGAAATCTTTAGGGACCTAGGGGCGATGATCGTGGAGCAG GGTACAGTCCTTGATAGAATTGACTATAACGTCGAGCAGTCCTGCATCAAAACCAAAGACGGCCTGAAGCAGCTTCACAAG GCAGAGCAGTATCAGAAGAAGAATCGGAAGATGCttgtgattttaatattatttgtcgTCATCATTGTCCTCATTGTTGTCCTGATCAGTGTGAAGTCTCGCTAG
- the STX16 gene encoding syntaxin-16 isoform X8 encodes MIQLADDRMALVSGISLDPEAAIGVTKRSPPKWVDGVDEIQYDVGRIKQKMKELASLHDQHLNRPTLDDSSEQEHAIEITAQEITQLFHRCQRAVQALPGRARRARSDQEERLLRNVVASLAQALQELSASFRRAQSGYLRRMKNREERAQHFFDTAAPLMDDGDDNTLYDRGFTDDQLVLVEQNTLMVEEREREIRQIVQSISDLNEIFRDLGAMIVEQGTVLDRIDYNVEQSCIKTKDGLKQLHKAEQYQKKNRKMLVILILFVVIIVLIVVLISVKSR; translated from the exons ATGATACAG CTTGCCGACGACCGTATGGCTCTGGTGTCGGGCATTAGCTTAGATCCAGAAGCAGCAATCGGCGTGACAAAGCGGTCGCCCCCTAAGTGGGTGGACGGAGTGGACGAA ATACAGTACGACGTTGGCCGGatcaaacagaaaatgaaggaattagCCAGCCTTCACGACCAGCATTTAAACAGGCCCACCCTGGACGACAGCAGTGAGCAGGAGCACGCCATTGAAATCACCGCCCAAGAGATCACTCAG CTCTTCCACAGGTGCCAGCGCGCCGTGCAGGCTCTGCCCGGCCGGGCCCGCAGGGCCCGCTCCGACCAGGAGGAGCGGCTCCTTCGCAACGTCGTGGCCTCCCTGGCCCAGGCCCTGCAGGAGCTGTCGGCCAGCTTCCGGCGCGCGCAGTCGGGCTACCTCAGAC GCATGAAGAATCGAGAGGAAAGAGCCCAGCATTTTTTTGATACAGCAGCACCACTGATGGATGATGGAGACGATAATACTCTCTATGATCGG GGTTTTACAGATGACCAGTTAGTGCTGGTGGAACAGAACACGCTgatggtggaggagagggagcgGGAGATACGCCAGATCGTGCAATCCATTTCTGACCTGAATGAAATCTTTAGGGACCTAGGGGCGATGATCGTGGAGCAG GGTACAGTCCTTGATAGAATTGACTATAACGTCGAGCAGTCCTGCATCAAAACCAAAGACGGCCTGAAGCAGCTTCACAAG GCAGAGCAGTATCAGAAGAAGAATCGGAAGATGCttgtgattttaatattatttgtcgTCATCATTGTCCTCATTGTTGTCCTGATCAGTGTGAAGTCTCGCTAG